The proteins below come from a single Micropterus dolomieu isolate WLL.071019.BEF.003 ecotype Adirondacks linkage group LG05, ASM2129224v1, whole genome shotgun sequence genomic window:
- the mbd3b gene encoding methyl-CpG-binding domain protein 3b isoform X1, translating into MEKKRWDCTALPKGWKMEEVTRKSGLSAGKSDVYYFSPSGKKFRSKPQLARYLGNQMDLSSFDFRTGKMLMSKLNKNRQRLRYDNNNQNKGKPDLNTSLPVRQTASIFKQPVTKVTNHPNNKVKTDPQKAVDQPRQLFWEKKLSGLNAYDIAEELVKTMELPKGLQGVGPGCTDKTLLSAIASALHTSAAPITGQLSAAVEKNPGVWLNTAQPLCKAFIVTDEDIRKQEELVYSVRKRLEEALMADMLAHVEEAANDGEALKEEGNSSEDMESV; encoded by the exons ATGGAGAAGAAAAGGTGGGATTGCACTGCTCTCCCCAAGGGCTGGAAAATGGAAGAAGTGACCAGAAAGTCGGGTTTGTCAGCTGGAAAAAGCGATGTCTATTATTTTAG TCCATCTGGGAAGAAGTTTCGGAGCAAGCCTCAGCTGGCCCGCTACCTTGGCAACCAGATGGACCTCAGCTCCTTTGATTTCCGGACGGGGAAGATGCTGATGAGCAAGCTGAACAAGAACCGCCAGAGACTGCGCTATGATAACAACAACCAGAACAAG ggCAAACCTGACTTGAACACGTCACTCCcagtcagacagacagcctccatctttaagcagcctgtTACCAAGGTGACCAACCACCCAAACAACAAAGTGAAGACGGATCCTCAGAAAGCCGTCGACCAGCCCCGACAG CTATTCTGGGAGAAGAAACTTAGTGGTCTTAATGCTTATGACATTGCAGAGGAGCTGGTGAAAACAATGGAACTGCCTAAAGGCCTGCAAG GTGTTGGTCCAGGCTGCACAGACAAGACTCTGCTGTCGGCTATTGCGAGTGCGCTGCACACCAGCGCTGCTCCTATCACCGGTCAGCTGTCTGCGGCTGTGGAGAAAAACCCGGGAGTTTGGCTCAACACAGCGCAGCCGCTGTGCAAGGCCTTCATAGTCACTGATGAGGACATCAG GAAACAGGAGGAGCTGGTGTACAGTGTGAGGAAAAGGCTGGAGGAGGCACTAATGGCTGATATGTTGGCCCATGTGGAGGAGGCTGCCAATGATGGAGAGGCTCTGAAGGAGGAGGGCAACAGCAGCGAGGATATGGAGAGCGTATAG
- the LOC123971221 gene encoding collagen alpha-1(XI) chain-like encodes MMDRWSPVRETWLLLLLITVFYTSWAADHIDVLKVLELSEDMEGVSLEAGLCTSREGQEETDLSFKIDKKIQLSAPTKQLFPNSPFPMNFSVMTTVRAVKASQVFLLSLYDSQGTQQLGVEVGRSPVFLYEDHEGQPPPELYPTFRKINLADGKWHRVAYSVEGQAVTLYLDCVKLDTLDLLRGHEPHVSTEGVTVFGTRLLDEDVFEGDIQQLLIVDDPRAAKTYCQDYIPDCDAPLPYNSILTEAEEVERTPKKHVVEEFEEFDYSDLYDDISVSTVNVQPNVTEYEIIEYEDYDNTTDYFHVNEYEYEEEFDERPAERERAYSFNTQDIPEKGQKGEPSFLGVGTQITGPYGPPGPEGEPGSPGVRGLVGPRGDPGELGPPGRPGLNGADGIPGPPGNIMLIPFQSGSNQKTGTGVSAQEAQAQAILQQTKLAMKGPPGPLGLRGRPGTLGAPGPSGLKGTTGDMGPPGPPGLPGIPGQNGRLGKTGQAGTDGGRGSIGEAGAKGDRGFEGLPGLPGNKGHKGDRGKPGPTGPAGEPGEKGSEGPAGPRGQPGDAGPRGLNGPRGRPGPPGQTGIRGIDGVQGSKGNIGSPGEIGAPGQQGNPGILGFPGAQGLVGLPGEKGPQGKKGMQGLPGNDGPPGHPGREGTPGEKGLPGPLGVQGPVGYPGQRGVKGADGIRGLKGSKGEKGEDGFPGAKGEMGAKGDVGDNGLPGGRGEDGPEGPKGQLGPQGEAGLLGISGEKGKLGVPGLPGYTGRQGPKGSEGFPGALGAAGEKGKKGPVGQPGGAGQRGPNGARGARGAKGPTGKSGEKGASGHDGVPGSPGERGPQGPQGRNGEPGPKGASGPSGKDGLPGHPGQRGEPGFQGKTGPPGPSGVVGPQGKSGEPGPTGDRGHPGAPGVPGEHGLPGTAGKEGGKGDPGFHGTPGKSGPTGLKGFRGSRGAPGIMGPPGLKGGSGPIGSQGAIGATGERGPPGPAGAIGQPGRAGSIGGPGPMGEKGEPGEKGPIGPAGQDGDQGHVGMPGVTGPAGPSGDDGDKGEQGEPGQKGSKGDKGESGPAGPTGTQGVIGQPGLPGLDGLLGPRGQQGMYGPKGDEGLRGFKGLKGPIGLQGMPGLPGEKGESGHVGLMGPPGQQGPNGPQGPVGGQGPTGRPGMVGQPGIVGEKGEDGEAGDPGSVGVPGRLGGKGDQGEKGDTGPSGAAGPPGARGTAGEDGAKGNAVRNNHSNKLLNTVPLVQVLVI; translated from the exons CCGATCATATTGATGTCCTGAAGGTCCTGGAGCTGTCAGAGGACATGGAGGGTGTATCATTGGAGGCTGGACTGTGCACCAGCAGGGAGGGACAAGAGGAGACAGACCTCTCCTTTAAGATCGACAAGAAGATTCAACTGAGCGCGCCCACCAAGCAACTCTTCCCTA ATTCGCCATTCCCTATGAATTTCTCTGTGATGACAACAGTTAGAGCTGTGAAAGCCTCACAGGTCTTTCTCCTTTCACTGTATGACTCGCAG GGCACACAGCAACTTGGTGTGGAAGTTGGCCGCTCTCCTGTCTTCCTTTACGAGGACCACGAGGGTCAGCCACCTCCAGAACTTTACCCTACTTTTAGAAAGATCAACCTGGCTGATGGAAA GTGGCACAGAGTAGCCTACAGTGTGGAGGGCCAGGCAGTGACTCTCTACCTGGACTGTGTCAAACTGGACACCCTGGACCTGCTCCGAGGTCATGAACCCCACGTTAGCACTGAGGGGGTAACTGTGTTTGGCACACGACTGCTTGATGAAGACGTGTTTGAG GGAGACATCCAGCAGCTGCTGATTGTCGATGACCCCAGAGCAGCAAAGACATACTGTCAGGATTACATCCCAGACTGTGATGCACCTTTGCCCTACAACAGCATATTAACAGAGGCTGAGGAG GTGGAGAGAACACCTAAGAAACATGTGGTTGAGGAATTTGAGGAGTTTGACTACAGTGACCTCTATGACGACATCTCTGTGTCCACAGTCAACGTACAGCCCAATGTCACTGAGTATGAG ATCATAGAGTATGAAGACTATGACAACACAACAGATTACTTCCATGTGAATGAGTATGAATATGAGGAAGAATTTGATGAGCGACCCGCTGAGAGAGAACGGGCATACTCCTTTAACACACAG GATATACcggaaaaaggacagaaaggaGAGCCGAGCTTTTTGGGAGTG GGAACGCAGATTACAGGACCATACGGGCCTCCAggacctgag ggaGAGCCAGGGTCTCCTGGAGTCAGAGGACTAGTAGGACCACGAGGAGACCCCGGGGAGCTG gGCCCTCCAGGGCGGCCAGGCCTTAACGGAGCTGATGGGATACCAGGTCCCCCTGGAAACATCATGCTCATACCG ttccAGTCGGGTAGTAATCAGAAGACAGGTACTGGGGTTTCTGCACAGGAGGCGCAGGCTCAGGCCATCCTGCAGCAGACCAAG CTGGCTATGAAGGGACCTCCAGGGCCACTCGGTCTCAGGGGAAGACCTGGAACACTG GGTGCACCAGGTCCATCTGGGCTAAAGGGGACCACTGGAGACATGGGGCCACCT gGTCCTCCAGGACTGCCAGGTATCCCGGGCCAGAACGGACGACTTGGAAAAACG GGTCAAGCGGGTACAGATGGGGGCCGTGGTTCAATAGGCGAGGCTGGAGCAAAG GGGGATAGAGGATTTGAAGGCTTGCCAGGTCTCCCTGGAAACAAAGGACACAAG GGGGACAGGGGTAAGCCGGGCCCTACAGGTCCTGCTGGAGAGCCAGGAGAAAAG GGCTCTGAAGGGCCAGCTGGGCCAAGAGGACAACCAGGTGATGCT GGTCCCAGAGGTCTGAATGGCCCCAGAGGTCGTCCTGGTCCCCCAGGTCAGACT GGCATTCGAGGAATTGACGGGGTTCAAGGTTCAAAGGGAAACATA GGATCCCCAGGAGAAATCGGAGCACCCGGACAGCAAGGCAACCCTGGAATCCTG GGTTTTCCTGGTGCTCAGGGGTTAGTAGGGCTGCCAGGAGAGAAG GGGCCTCAAGGGAAGAAAGGGATGCAGGGCTTACCTGGAAACGACGGGCCCCCA GGTCACCCTGGAAGAGAAGGTACTCCAGGTGAAAAAGGACTGCCG GGTCCTCTAGGTGTGCAGGGGCCTGTTGGATACCCTGGACAACGAGGAGTTAAG GGAGCAGATGGAATCAGAGGATTAAAGGGAAGCAAAGGCGAaaag GGAGAGGATGGTTTCCCTGGGGCAAAAGGGGAAATGGGAGCAAAGGGGGACGTTGGAGACAACGGACTTCCAGGTGGACGAGGAGAAGATGGGCCTGAGGGGCCCAAAGGCCAGTTGGGTCCTCAAGGAGAGGCTGGCCTTCTTGGTATTTCTGGAGAGAAG ggGAAACTGGGAGTTCCTGGTCTGCCAGGATATACTGGGCGCCAGGGACCgaag GGTTCTGAAGGATTTCCTGGTGCACTGGGAGCTGcaggagagaaagggaaaaaa GGACCTGTCGGACAACCAGGAGGCGCAGGCCAGAGGGGTCCAAAT GGTGCACGAGGTGCCAGAGGGGCAAAAGGGCCTACGGGAAAATCAGGAGAAAAG GGTGCCTCTGGACATGATGGCGTCCCAGGATCTCCTGGAGAGAGG GGACCTCAAGGGCCGCAGGGAAGGAATGGAGAGCCAGGACCTAAGGGAGCAAGT ggtcCTTCTGGAAAGGATGGACTTCCAGGTCACCCAGGTCAAAGAGGAGAGCCG GGATTCCAAGGGAAGACGGGACCTCCAGGACCCTCAGGTGTTGTGGGGCCACAG GGCAAATCAGGTGAACCTGGTCCAACAGGGGACCGTGGTCACCCAGGGGCCCCAGGTGTACCTGGAGAGCATGGTTTGCCTGGGACTGCTGGGAAGGAAGGTGGAAAG GGTGATCCAGGTTTCCATGGGACACCTGGGAAGAGTGGTCCCACAGGACTGAAAGGGTTCAGAGGGAGCAGAGGAGCCCCTGGAATTATG GGACCTCCTGGTCTGAAAGGAGGATCAGGACCTATTGGATCCCAAGGAGCCATA GGGGCGACAGGTGAGAGGGGCCCTCCAGGACCAGCAGGTGCCATTGGACAGCCTGGTCGGGCCGGATCAATCGGAGGACCTGGACCAATGGGAGAGAAGGGCGAGCCA GGAGAGAAGGGACCAATTGGACCAGCAGGTCAGGATGGAGATCAGGGACATGTAGGGATGCCTGGGGTTACGGGCCCTGCAGGACCTTCAGGAGACGATGGGGATAAG GGAGAGCAAGGAGAACCAGGGCAGAAAGGCAGCAAAGGAGACAAAGGGGAATCA GGCCCCGCAGGCCCCACTGGTACTCAAGGGGTAATTGGTCAGCCAGGACTTCCG GGTCTAGATGGACTACTGGGTCCCCGGGGCCAGCAGGGCATGTACGGTCCGAAAGGAGATGAGGGTCTCCGTGGCTTTAAGGGCCTTAAAGGACCAATAGGATTACAG GGCATGCCCGGTCTACCAGGAGAGAAGGGTGAGAGTGGCCATGTGGGACTAATG GGTCCACCTGGTCAACAAGGCCCTAATGGTCCTCAAGGACCTGTTGGGGGACAG GGTCCGACTGGTCGACCCGGGATGGTAGGACAACCAGGTATTGTTGGAGAGAAG GGGGAGGATGGCGAAGCAGGTGACCCTGGTTCAGTTGGTGTTCCAGGAAGGCTA GGAGGAAAAGGAGACCAGGGGGAGAAGGGAGATACGGGCCCTTCAGGAGCAGCTGGTCCCCCAGGAGCCAGGGGCACCGCAGGAGAGGATGGAGCCAAGGGCAATGCTGTGAGAAACAATCATTCTAATAAACTCTTAAATACTGTACCGTtggtacaggtgctggtcatataa
- the mbd3b gene encoding methyl-CpG-binding domain protein 3b isoform X3, translated as MDKNDPSGKKFRSKPQLARYLGNQMDLSSFDFRTGKMLMSKLNKNRQRLRYDNNNQNKGKPDLNTSLPVRQTASIFKQPVTKVTNHPNNKVKTDPQKAVDQPRQLFWEKKLSGLNAYDIAEELVKTMELPKGLQGVGPGCTDKTLLSAIASALHTSAAPITGQLSAAVEKNPGVWLNTAQPLCKAFIVTDEDIRKQEELVYSVRKRLEEALMADMLAHVEEAANDGEALKEEGNSSEDMESV; from the exons ATGGATAAAAACGA TCCATCTGGGAAGAAGTTTCGGAGCAAGCCTCAGCTGGCCCGCTACCTTGGCAACCAGATGGACCTCAGCTCCTTTGATTTCCGGACGGGGAAGATGCTGATGAGCAAGCTGAACAAGAACCGCCAGAGACTGCGCTATGATAACAACAACCAGAACAAG ggCAAACCTGACTTGAACACGTCACTCCcagtcagacagacagcctccatctttaagcagcctgtTACCAAGGTGACCAACCACCCAAACAACAAAGTGAAGACGGATCCTCAGAAAGCCGTCGACCAGCCCCGACAG CTATTCTGGGAGAAGAAACTTAGTGGTCTTAATGCTTATGACATTGCAGAGGAGCTGGTGAAAACAATGGAACTGCCTAAAGGCCTGCAAG GTGTTGGTCCAGGCTGCACAGACAAGACTCTGCTGTCGGCTATTGCGAGTGCGCTGCACACCAGCGCTGCTCCTATCACCGGTCAGCTGTCTGCGGCTGTGGAGAAAAACCCGGGAGTTTGGCTCAACACAGCGCAGCCGCTGTGCAAGGCCTTCATAGTCACTGATGAGGACATCAG GAAACAGGAGGAGCTGGTGTACAGTGTGAGGAAAAGGCTGGAGGAGGCACTAATGGCTGATATGTTGGCCCATGTGGAGGAGGCTGCCAATGATGGAGAGGCTCTGAAGGAGGAGGGCAACAGCAGCGAGGATATGGAGAGCGTATAG
- the mbd3b gene encoding methyl-CpG-binding domain protein 3b isoform X2 → MEKKSPSGKKFRSKPQLARYLGNQMDLSSFDFRTGKMLMSKLNKNRQRLRYDNNNQNKGKPDLNTSLPVRQTASIFKQPVTKVTNHPNNKVKTDPQKAVDQPRQLFWEKKLSGLNAYDIAEELVKTMELPKGLQGVGPGCTDKTLLSAIASALHTSAAPITGQLSAAVEKNPGVWLNTAQPLCKAFIVTDEDIRKQEELVYSVRKRLEEALMADMLAHVEEAANDGEALKEEGNSSEDMESV, encoded by the exons ATGGAGAAGAAAAG TCCATCTGGGAAGAAGTTTCGGAGCAAGCCTCAGCTGGCCCGCTACCTTGGCAACCAGATGGACCTCAGCTCCTTTGATTTCCGGACGGGGAAGATGCTGATGAGCAAGCTGAACAAGAACCGCCAGAGACTGCGCTATGATAACAACAACCAGAACAAG ggCAAACCTGACTTGAACACGTCACTCCcagtcagacagacagcctccatctttaagcagcctgtTACCAAGGTGACCAACCACCCAAACAACAAAGTGAAGACGGATCCTCAGAAAGCCGTCGACCAGCCCCGACAG CTATTCTGGGAGAAGAAACTTAGTGGTCTTAATGCTTATGACATTGCAGAGGAGCTGGTGAAAACAATGGAACTGCCTAAAGGCCTGCAAG GTGTTGGTCCAGGCTGCACAGACAAGACTCTGCTGTCGGCTATTGCGAGTGCGCTGCACACCAGCGCTGCTCCTATCACCGGTCAGCTGTCTGCGGCTGTGGAGAAAAACCCGGGAGTTTGGCTCAACACAGCGCAGCCGCTGTGCAAGGCCTTCATAGTCACTGATGAGGACATCAG GAAACAGGAGGAGCTGGTGTACAGTGTGAGGAAAAGGCTGGAGGAGGCACTAATGGCTGATATGTTGGCCCATGTGGAGGAGGCTGCCAATGATGGAGAGGCTCTGAAGGAGGAGGGCAACAGCAGCGAGGATATGGAGAGCGTATAG